From Bacteroidales bacterium, a single genomic window includes:
- a CDS encoding acyl-CoA thioesterase, whose protein sequence is MQVLSDTVHIKVRFSEVDSMNIVWHGAYVKYLEDGRESFGKKYGITYQDVLESGYYIPIVKLNCVYQLPLRYGDSAIVETRFINSDAAKILFDYSIYRESDQALILEASSMQVFLNQQQELELNTPPFFADWKKKHLAFL, encoded by the coding sequence ATGCAGGTATTGTCCGACACCGTCCATATCAAAGTGCGTTTTAGTGAAGTAGATTCAATGAATATTGTGTGGCACGGGGCTTATGTTAAATATCTTGAAGATGGCCGCGAATCTTTTGGGAAAAAATATGGGATCACTTATCAGGATGTACTTGAATCCGGCTACTACATTCCGATTGTTAAACTTAACTGTGTGTATCAGCTTCCGCTACGTTACGGAGATTCGGCGATTGTAGAAACACGTTTTATCAATAGTGATGCAGCCAAGATACTTTTTGATTATTCCATATACCGGGAAAGTGACCAGGCATTGATTCTCGAAGCATCCAGTATGCAGGTGTTTCTGAACCAACAACAGGAACTGGAATTGAATACTCCGCCTTTTTTTGCGGATTGGAAAAAGAAGCATCTGGCATTTTTGTGA
- the aqpZ gene encoding aquaporin Z yields the protein MMKTNQKFLAEFIGTFILVLGGCGTAVFASSANFVGILGVALAFGLTVVAGAYAIGHISGAHLNPAVSFGLWAGGRMPGKDLLPYMGAQILGAILAATVIYLIVSNKTDFSGIGGFAANGYGEHSPGGYGLLAALIAETTLTFIFLLVILGVTDKTGPAGFAGLAIGLTLTLIHLISIPITNTSVNPARSISQAFFVGGWALEQLWLFILAPLAGAFLAGIVYKAAFAQKNES from the coding sequence ATCATGAAAACAAATCAGAAATTTCTAGCTGAGTTCATTGGTACATTTATATTGGTTCTTGGTGGTTGTGGTACAGCCGTATTTGCATCTTCTGCCAATTTTGTCGGCATATTAGGTGTCGCTTTGGCCTTTGGACTAACCGTTGTAGCAGGGGCATATGCAATCGGTCATATCTCCGGTGCTCATTTGAATCCTGCTGTATCATTTGGTCTGTGGGCAGGAGGAAGGATGCCCGGAAAAGATCTTTTACCCTATATGGGTGCACAGATCCTGGGAGCCATTCTTGCTGCAACCGTAATTTACCTCATTGTATCTAATAAAACCGATTTTTCGGGAATAGGTGGCTTTGCGGCAAACGGTTATGGAGAACATTCTCCGGGAGGATATGGTTTGTTGGCCGCATTGATTGCAGAAACCACACTTACTTTTATTTTTCTATTGGTGATACTGGGAGTTACGGATAAAACGGGACCTGCCGGGTTTGCCGGATTAGCCATTGGTTTGACTCTTACATTGATACACCTGATCAGCATTCCTATTACCAACACATCTGTTAATCCGGCCCGTTCCATCAGCCAGGCCTTTTTCGTGGGAGGATGGGCATTAGAGCAGTTATGGCTATTCATTCTGGCTCCATTGGCCGGAGCTTTCCTGGCCGGCATCGTTTATAAGGCCGCTTTCGCCCAGAAAAACGAAAGTTAA
- a CDS encoding efflux RND transporter periplasmic adaptor subunit, protein MKVKNIFFIALALALVGAIVYKAVWSKPAQAKSGGGLARAALPVNLLVVKPQSFIETLSVTGTVEANEEVLLKSEVSGKITGIFFNEGTRVDKGTLLIKVYDDDLQAQLTKAQANLKLTEEVEARQKQLLEREAISRQDYDVAYANLQSAQADVALFESQISKTEIRAPFDGTIGFRKVSPGEYITPGTEIASLVNNHPAKIQFAVPEKYSRVLGKNTVIKYRLEGMLDERTASVYAVDPAIDQATRTLQLKALSPNLKGELIPGAFVRINVLMEKSDNVILVPTEAVISETDGQKAYLFRNGNVEKVTVETGTRTNSKVEIVRGIHSGDTLITTGMMQITPRSMVTPAVIN, encoded by the coding sequence ATGAAAGTAAAAAATATCTTCTTTATTGCTTTGGCACTTGCATTGGTGGGAGCAATCGTATATAAAGCTGTTTGGTCCAAGCCGGCACAGGCGAAATCCGGAGGCGGTCTGGCCCGTGCTGCCTTACCTGTGAACCTTCTGGTCGTTAAACCGCAAAGTTTTATCGAAACACTTTCTGTAACGGGGACTGTCGAAGCCAATGAAGAAGTCCTGTTGAAAAGTGAAGTGTCGGGAAAAATTACAGGGATCTTCTTCAACGAAGGTACCCGGGTTGATAAAGGAACATTGCTGATAAAAGTATATGATGATGATTTACAGGCACAATTAACAAAAGCCCAGGCCAACCTGAAGCTGACAGAAGAAGTGGAAGCCCGCCAGAAACAATTACTGGAACGGGAAGCCATCAGCCGTCAGGATTATGATGTGGCTTATGCAAATCTTCAATCGGCACAAGCTGATGTAGCCCTGTTTGAATCCCAGATATCAAAAACAGAGATACGTGCTCCTTTTGATGGAACAATCGGATTCCGTAAAGTATCACCCGGCGAATATATTACTCCCGGAACTGAGATTGCGTCTTTAGTGAACAATCATCCGGCAAAAATACAATTCGCCGTTCCTGAAAAATATTCAAGGGTACTGGGAAAAAATACGGTTATCAAATATAGGCTGGAAGGAATGCTTGACGAACGTACCGCTTCGGTATATGCTGTGGATCCTGCTATAGATCAGGCAACCCGTACTTTACAGTTAAAAGCGCTCAGCCCTAATTTAAAAGGTGAACTTATCCCCGGTGCTTTTGTAAGAATCAATGTATTAATGGAAAAAAGCGATAATGTAATACTGGTTCCCACTGAAGCTGTAATATCTGAAACAGATGGACAAAAAGCTTATTTGTTCCGCAATGGAAATGTTGAAAAAGTAACAGTTGAAACAGGCACCCGTACCAACAGTAAAGTAGAAATTGTGCGAGGTATCCATTCCGGAGATACACTGATCACAACAGGTATGATGCAAATTACCCCTAGGTCAATGGTCACTCCCGCCGTAATCAATTGA
- the purL gene encoding phosphoribosylformylglycinamidine synthase, with product MIYFFRNKLEEIIAVKSASTISGQSISKLEWLFGEAKYIELQDIQGWFIGPRKEMITPWSTNAVDITLNMNIHDIVRIERFVPTTPPKENAPRNYDPMLQALYENLTNDIFTIDKEPDPILYISDIAAYNQQEGLALNKDEITYLEGLQEKLGRQLTDSEIFGFSQVNSEHCRHKIFNGKFVIDGEEMPSTLFQMIRRTSSVNHNKIVSAYKDNCAFVEGPEIRRFVPRRGDQPDFFTIRDESSVISLKAETHNFPTTVEPFNGAATGSGGEIRDRLAGGKGAIPSAGTAVYMTPYPRFQETGRTWEKITPRPWLYQSPLDILIKASNGASDFGNKFGQPLICGSVLTYEHVENMKKYGFDKVIMLAGGIGYTRKEDSEKDIPEQGDKIVLLGGDNYRIGMGGGAVSSVATGEYNNAIELNAVQRSNPEMQKRVANAIRALAESKENPIISIHDHGAGGHLNCLSELVEATGGIIDMSRLPVGDPTLSDKEIVGNESQERMGLIMKPENVQLLRDIAKRERAPMYVIGHATGDHRFTFEDTKTGEKPIDLLLEDMFGNTPRTVMTDTTIEKKFEPIEYEKHKIQEYVESLLQLEAVACKDWLTNKVDRSVTGLIALQQTAGEIQLPLNNLGVVALDYQGGYGMATSIGHAPGVAMLDAAAGSRIAIAEALTNLVWAHLSDGLKGVSLSANWMWPCKNPGEDALLYRAVEAASKFAIDLGINIPTGKDSLSMTQKYPDGEVVFSPGTCIISTVAQVSDIRKVVRPVMVNDESTHIIYVDLSRSPFALGGSSFSQIIGKIGDIVPDIAETTYFVKAFDVVQRLIGKGLILAGHDVSSGGLITTLLEMCFANREGGMEVDLTSVASERENWDSDIIRLLFAENPALVIQVEEADSVKVHEAFGLAGIKAYTIGKPIPKRIIRAFCEGEKYKFDIDQLRDLWFKTSYLLDGRQSGKKKATERFSNYKFQHLEYVFPPHFKGSFDQYDINPDRKTPSGVKAAIIRDKGSNGDREMAWMMHLAGMDVKDVHTSDLIDGRETLDDVNMIVFVGGFSNSDVLGSAKGWAGALLYNEKAKAAITRFYARPDTLSLGICNGCQLMVELGLLTPEDEQKPTMEPNDSRKFESNFINVTIPENHSVMLQSMAGSRLGVWIAHGEGKFNFPMPAEHYHIGLTYSYDAYPANPNGSPMGIAGIYSKDGRHLAMMPHPERAIYPWNWPYYPASREHDQITPWVEAFVNAAEWIQKQKNE from the coding sequence ATGATATACTTTTTTCGTAATAAGCTTGAGGAAATAATTGCTGTGAAATCAGCCAGTACGATATCCGGACAAAGCATTTCCAAACTGGAGTGGCTCTTTGGAGAAGCCAAATACATTGAATTGCAAGATATTCAAGGGTGGTTTATTGGACCGAGAAAGGAAATGATCACACCATGGAGTACAAATGCAGTAGATATTACGTTGAATATGAACATACATGACATTGTGCGTATTGAACGTTTTGTACCGACCACACCTCCAAAAGAAAATGCACCGCGCAATTACGATCCGATGCTTCAGGCGCTTTACGAAAACCTGACAAATGATATCTTCACTATTGACAAAGAACCCGATCCTATTTTATACATCAGTGATATTGCCGCCTATAATCAACAGGAGGGATTAGCATTGAACAAAGATGAAATTACGTATCTGGAAGGGTTACAGGAAAAATTAGGAAGACAACTTACGGATAGTGAGATATTCGGGTTCTCACAGGTCAATTCGGAACATTGCCGCCATAAAATTTTCAATGGAAAATTTGTGATTGACGGAGAAGAAATGCCATCTACCTTATTCCAGATGATCAGGCGAACCTCCTCAGTAAATCATAACAAAATAGTTTCTGCTTATAAAGATAATTGTGCATTTGTTGAAGGACCCGAGATCAGGCGGTTTGTACCCAGAAGAGGAGATCAACCTGATTTTTTTACCATCCGGGATGAATCATCAGTTATTTCTTTAAAGGCGGAAACCCATAACTTCCCGACTACCGTTGAACCGTTCAACGGAGCTGCTACAGGAAGTGGCGGAGAGATCCGTGACCGGCTAGCGGGTGGTAAGGGCGCTATTCCTTCTGCAGGAACGGCAGTATATATGACTCCCTATCCCCGTTTTCAGGAAACAGGCCGCACATGGGAAAAAATCACCCCGAGGCCCTGGTTGTATCAATCTCCGTTAGATATCCTGATCAAGGCATCGAATGGTGCCAGTGACTTCGGTAACAAATTCGGACAACCATTAATCTGCGGCAGTGTACTCACCTACGAGCATGTCGAAAACATGAAAAAATACGGCTTTGATAAAGTCATCATGCTTGCAGGAGGCATTGGTTATACCAGAAAAGAAGATAGTGAGAAAGATATTCCCGAACAGGGAGATAAAATAGTACTGTTGGGTGGTGACAACTACCGGATCGGTATGGGTGGAGGTGCCGTGTCATCTGTAGCCACCGGAGAATACAATAATGCTATTGAACTGAATGCGGTACAACGTTCAAATCCCGAGATGCAGAAACGTGTAGCCAATGCTATCCGGGCATTAGCTGAAAGTAAGGAAAACCCTATCATCTCCATCCATGACCACGGAGCCGGCGGACATCTTAACTGTCTTTCGGAACTGGTGGAAGCAACGGGCGGCATCATCGACATGAGCCGTTTACCCGTCGGGGATCCTACCCTTTCCGATAAGGAAATCGTGGGCAATGAATCCCAGGAACGTATGGGATTGATCATGAAACCGGAAAATGTACAGTTGCTCCGTGATATAGCAAAACGGGAACGGGCCCCGATGTATGTCATAGGACATGCTACCGGAGACCATCGTTTCACTTTTGAAGATACGAAAACAGGAGAAAAGCCGATCGACCTCCTGCTGGAAGACATGTTTGGGAATACTCCCAGGACAGTGATGACCGACACCACGATTGAAAAAAAATTCGAGCCTATCGAATATGAGAAGCATAAAATACAGGAGTATGTTGAAAGCCTGTTACAACTTGAAGCTGTAGCTTGTAAGGATTGGTTGACCAATAAAGTCGACCGCTCTGTTACAGGGCTGATTGCCCTGCAGCAGACAGCCGGTGAAATCCAGTTACCTTTGAACAACCTGGGTGTTGTGGCATTGGATTATCAAGGCGGATACGGTATGGCTACTTCCATAGGCCATGCTCCAGGAGTCGCAATGCTTGATGCTGCAGCCGGCTCCCGGATAGCAATTGCCGAAGCACTGACCAACCTGGTCTGGGCACATCTTAGCGATGGGTTGAAAGGTGTCTCCTTAAGTGCTAACTGGATGTGGCCCTGCAAAAACCCTGGCGAAGACGCTCTTTTGTACCGTGCAGTAGAAGCTGCCAGCAAATTTGCCATCGATCTGGGCATCAATATCCCGACCGGAAAAGATTCTTTATCCATGACCCAGAAATATCCGGACGGGGAAGTTGTTTTCTCTCCCGGGACATGCATTATTTCCACCGTAGCACAGGTATCGGATATCCGTAAAGTCGTACGCCCTGTGATGGTTAATGACGAATCCACCCATATTATTTATGTTGACCTATCGCGTTCTCCTTTTGCATTAGGAGGAAGCAGCTTTTCACAGATCATCGGGAAAATCGGGGATATTGTTCCAGATATTGCCGAAACGACCTATTTTGTGAAAGCCTTCGATGTCGTCCAGCGCCTGATCGGTAAAGGATTGATCCTTGCCGGGCATGACGTCTCATCAGGCGGATTGATCACAACATTACTCGAAATGTGCTTCGCCAACAGGGAGGGGGGTATGGAAGTAGACCTGACTTCAGTTGCCAGCGAACGTGAAAACTGGGATTCCGATATTATCAGGTTATTATTTGCAGAAAATCCTGCTTTAGTGATACAGGTAGAAGAAGCGGACAGTGTAAAGGTACATGAAGCATTCGGATTGGCTGGAATAAAAGCTTACACAATCGGTAAACCTATCCCTAAGAGGATTATACGGGCTTTCTGCGAAGGAGAAAAATATAAATTCGATATCGATCAACTGAGGGACCTCTGGTTCAAAACGTCTTATCTCCTGGATGGACGGCAAAGTGGTAAGAAAAAAGCAACAGAACGATTCAGCAATTATAAGTTCCAACACCTTGAATATGTTTTCCCACCTCATTTTAAAGGGTCTTTTGATCAATATGACATTAACCCCGACCGGAAAACACCAAGCGGAGTGAAAGCGGCCATTATAAGGGATAAAGGCTCGAACGGAGACCGGGAGATGGCATGGATGATGCACCTGGCAGGAATGGATGTAAAGGATGTACATACCTCCGACCTGATCGACGGACGGGAAACTTTGGATGATGTGAATATGATCGTCTTTGTAGGAGGATTCTCTAATTCCGATGTACTGGGTTCTGCCAAAGGATGGGCGGGAGCACTTCTCTACAATGAAAAAGCTAAAGCAGCCATTACCCGTTTCTATGCCCGTCCTGACACGTTAAGCCTGGGTATATGTAACGGTTGCCAATTGATGGTCGAATTGGGCTTATTGACTCCTGAGGATGAACAAAAACCAACCATGGAGCCTAATGATTCCAGGAAATTTGAAAGCAATTTCATCAATGTAACTATTCCTGAAAACCATTCCGTGATGCTGCAATCGATGGCCGGATCAAGGCTGGGAGTATGGATCGCGCATGGTGAAGGTAAATTCAACTTTCCTATGCCTGCGGAACATTATCATATCGGGCTGACATACAGTTATGACGCTTATCCGGCCAATCCAAACGGATCACCGATGGGAATTGCCGGTATATATAGTAAGGACGGCAGGCATCTGGCCATGATGCCTCATCCGGAACGTGCCATTTATCCATGGAACTGGCCTTATTATCCCGCATCTCGGGAACATGACCAGATTACCCCGTGGGTGGAAGCATTTGTCAATGCGGCAGAATGGATACAAAAGCAAAAAAATGAATAA
- a CDS encoding LytTR family transcriptional regulator DNA-binding domain-containing protein: MRRYFEIIYWFAAVILISLLFVSLMKSYVAALFLSVMMLPGALFAKFLGGSISSQNRSRRVLETIYFLLIVLLIEYLAIFLSCFYLFGYHLPETMNILFNPLFIWLLLIVFWGFERFLAAKFLVGKVRDRFMEFTSERKKIRIEIDTILYVESRDDVVLVVASDGKQYRTRMNITLWSNVLDDRFARVHRAFIVNRNYVKGMSAGRLELASGVKIDVSKRYREMVGEWFDIVD, translated from the coding sequence ATGAGACGTTATTTCGAAATAATCTATTGGTTTGCTGCCGTAATTCTGATCAGCCTGCTCTTTGTGAGCCTGATGAAAAGTTACGTTGCAGCGCTCTTTTTGTCTGTTATGATGCTTCCGGGGGCGCTTTTTGCCAAGTTCCTCGGTGGTTCCATATCATCCCAAAATCGCTCCCGCAGAGTTCTCGAAACAATATATTTCCTATTGATTGTCCTTCTTATCGAGTACCTTGCTATTTTCCTCTCCTGCTTCTACCTCTTTGGGTATCATCTTCCCGAAACTATGAATATCCTATTCAACCCTTTATTTATCTGGCTTTTATTGATTGTCTTCTGGGGCTTTGAGAGGTTTCTGGCAGCAAAATTCTTGGTCGGAAAGGTACGCGACAGATTTATGGAATTCACCTCGGAACGCAAAAAAATAAGGATAGAAATCGATACAATATTGTATGTTGAGTCGCGTGACGACGTTGTGCTTGTGGTCGCTTCAGATGGAAAACAATACCGTACCAGAATGAATATCACGCTGTGGAGCAATGTCCTGGATGACCGATTTGCAAGGGTGCACAGAGCCTTTATTGTAAACAGGAACTATGTGAAAGGCATGTCGGCTGGGCGATTGGAACTTGCTTCAGGTGTAAAGATCGATGTCTCGAAACGCTACCGGGAGATGGTAGGAGAATGGTTTGACATTGTTGATTGA
- a CDS encoding MotA/TolQ/ExbB proton channel family protein, translating to MFTLFVEGGVPWMTFMTLILIALFLAAWKAPAWVKEIGKFAAAFGVFATLVGIMQAALDIEAAGGISQVIVWAGLRVAVITAVYGLVIYMISLIIRMIQKPRI from the coding sequence ATGTTCACTCTATTTGTTGAAGGCGGGGTTCCCTGGATGACTTTTATGACGCTTATTTTGATTGCTCTGTTCTTAGCCGCATGGAAAGCTCCTGCCTGGGTCAAGGAGATCGGTAAGTTCGCAGCTGCATTTGGGGTTTTTGCTACGTTGGTCGGAATTATGCAGGCGGCATTGGACATTGAGGCGGCTGGTGGGATCAGTCAAGTCATTGTCTGGGCCGGTTTGAGAGTTGCAGTGATTACAGCAGTATATGGATTGGTCATTTACATGATCTCTCTGATTATTCGTATGATTCAGAAGCCGCGGATCTGA
- a CDS encoding efflux RND transporter permease subunit, giving the protein MSLASTSIKRPVMAIVMSLVVIIFGMIGLTSLPVREYPSVDPPIINVRTSYPGANAEIIESQITEILEASINGIAGIRILTSTSSDGSSNITVEFELGVDMETAANDVRDRVSRVQNRLPRDCDPPTVAKADADANPIIMLAIRSEKRNQLELTDIADRLFKEQLQTISGISEISIYGEKRYAIRIALDPAKLSAYNLTAEDVRSQITAENVELPSGSIEGTAIDLTIRTLGLIRSPQEFEALIIKEVNGNPVKLGDLGFAQFAAENEKSINKLNGEPCVILAILPQSGANNVEISDLFKKRLEEIVLDMPEDLAVEVIMDTTDFVRNSILEVEETIILAFVFVVIIIFLFLRNWRTTLIPIIAIPISLVGAFFIMYLFSFSVNILTLLAIVLAVGIVVDDAIVVMENIFAKVEEGMSPIEAAFKGSKEIYFAIISTTIVLVCVFLPVVFLSGTTGRLFREFGIAIAGAIVISAFISLTLTPMMCSKILKPSSSQSKFYQVTERFFVALSDAYSNGLSTFIRMRWLSVVIIIGAFVAIVVLFLNLKSELAPLEDRSRITLRVSVPEGTSFESMAVYIDEISDMVRDSVPELKSMQSMVRGGWGFVRAFLVDPNERTRSQQEIADKLVNDTRLMTKGKILVTQDPTIGDRRSGQGVQYVIQAATLDKLRSILPVFMDEVQKDPTFSFADVNLKFSKPELVVNIDREKARLLDVSTTAIAQTMQLAYAGQRVDYFTMNGKQYQVIVEVDKQDRNKPDNLTALYVRSNTGNMIQLDNLIYDSIKSNTPSLYRFNRYVSATVSATMAKGYTLGDGIAAMDVISKKVLDDTYKTDLSGQAREFNESSNSIYFAFGLALLLVYLVLAAQFESFRDPLIIMFSVPLALMGTLLSLWFFDQTINIFSEIGIIMLIGLITKNGILIVEFANQRRDMGHSILKAVKDASVSRLRPILMTSLATIFGILPIALALGAGAESRVSMGIAVVGGMLFGTILTLFVVPVMYTFITSKERVIIREEDYL; this is encoded by the coding sequence ATGAGCTTAGCATCCACAAGTATTAAGCGTCCGGTTATGGCTATTGTGATGTCATTAGTTGTCATCATCTTTGGTATGATCGGGCTCACCTCGCTGCCTGTACGCGAATATCCCAGTGTTGACCCTCCCATCATTAATGTAAGGACTTCATATCCGGGAGCCAATGCCGAAATCATCGAATCGCAAATAACTGAGATACTTGAAGCATCTATCAATGGAATCGCAGGTATTCGTATCCTGACATCAACCAGTAGTGACGGAAGTAGTAACATTACTGTAGAATTTGAACTTGGTGTGGACATGGAGACCGCCGCCAATGACGTACGTGATAGGGTGTCGAGGGTACAAAACCGGCTTCCCCGGGATTGCGATCCACCTACCGTAGCTAAAGCTGATGCTGATGCCAATCCGATCATTATGTTGGCTATACGGAGCGAAAAGCGGAACCAGTTGGAACTTACGGATATTGCCGACAGGCTTTTTAAAGAACAATTGCAAACAATATCCGGTATCAGTGAAATCAGTATTTATGGGGAAAAACGTTATGCAATCCGAATTGCTCTTGATCCGGCCAAATTATCGGCCTACAATCTCACGGCAGAAGATGTAAGATCGCAGATTACAGCCGAAAATGTCGAATTGCCTTCCGGGAGTATAGAAGGTACGGCCATTGATTTAACAATACGTACATTAGGTCTGATCAGAAGTCCTCAGGAATTTGAAGCATTGATCATTAAAGAAGTAAATGGAAATCCTGTCAAATTAGGCGATTTAGGTTTTGCTCAATTTGCAGCGGAAAATGAAAAGTCTATCAATAAACTGAATGGAGAGCCATGTGTCATCCTTGCCATATTGCCTCAGTCCGGAGCAAATAATGTGGAAATATCCGACTTATTTAAAAAGCGCCTTGAAGAAATCGTTTTAGATATGCCGGAGGATCTTGCCGTAGAAGTGATCATGGATACTACGGATTTTGTGAGAAATTCTATCCTGGAAGTAGAGGAAACCATCATACTGGCCTTTGTATTTGTGGTGATAATTATTTTCCTATTCTTACGTAACTGGCGTACAACGCTGATTCCGATTATAGCTATCCCTATATCACTGGTTGGGGCATTTTTTATTATGTATTTATTCAGCTTTTCGGTCAACATACTTACTTTGCTGGCAATTGTATTAGCCGTCGGGATCGTGGTAGATGATGCCATTGTGGTGATGGAAAATATTTTTGCCAAAGTAGAAGAAGGGATGTCCCCTATTGAAGCTGCATTTAAAGGATCCAAAGAGATATATTTTGCAATTATTTCCACAACAATCGTACTGGTTTGTGTATTTCTTCCGGTAGTATTTTTAAGTGGAACAACAGGAAGACTTTTCCGGGAATTCGGGATTGCTATTGCCGGTGCAATTGTTATATCTGCGTTTATATCCCTTACTTTAACACCAATGATGTGTTCCAAAATTTTGAAACCATCTTCTTCCCAAAGTAAATTTTACCAGGTAACAGAAAGATTCTTTGTGGCCCTATCAGATGCATACAGCAACGGTCTCAGTACTTTCATCCGGATGCGGTGGTTATCCGTTGTAATTATCATAGGGGCTTTCGTTGCTATTGTTGTACTGTTCCTTAACCTTAAGTCGGAATTAGCACCTCTTGAAGACCGCAGTCGTATTACGTTACGCGTAAGTGTTCCTGAAGGCACTTCATTTGAAAGCATGGCAGTATATATTGATGAGATTTCGGATATGGTCCGCGATTCCGTTCCCGAGTTAAAAAGTATGCAATCCATGGTCCGTGGAGGCTGGGGATTTGTACGCGCATTCCTTGTTGATCCGAATGAAAGGACCCGTAGCCAACAGGAAATAGCAGACAAACTTGTAAATGATACCCGGCTCATGACAAAAGGGAAGATACTGGTGACCCAGGATCCGACCATCGGGGACAGACGATCGGGACAAGGAGTACAATATGTTATCCAGGCAGCTACTCTGGATAAATTACGCTCAATACTCCCTGTTTTTATGGATGAAGTACAAAAAGATCCGACCTTCTCGTTTGCCGATGTCAATCTTAAGTTCAGCAAGCCGGAACTTGTGGTGAATATCGATAGGGAAAAAGCACGTTTACTTGATGTATCTACTACAGCTATTGCACAAACGATGCAGTTGGCTTATGCAGGACAACGTGTCGATTATTTTACCATGAATGGAAAGCAGTATCAGGTGATTGTTGAAGTAGACAAACAAGACCGTAACAAACCGGATAATCTCACGGCACTGTATGTACGGAGTAATACCGGAAACATGATCCAGTTAGATAATTTAATATATGACTCTATAAAAAGTAATACTCCATCGTTATACAGATTTAACCGTTATGTATCAGCTACGGTTTCAGCGACAATGGCAAAGGGTTACACGTTAGGAGATGGTATTGCAGCTATGGATGTTATATCAAAAAAAGTATTGGATGATACTTATAAAACGGATCTATCCGGTCAGGCCCGTGAGTTTAACGAAAGTTCAAATAGTATTTACTTCGCTTTCGGGCTAGCCCTGCTCCTCGTATATCTTGTTTTGGCAGCCCAGTTTGAGAGTTTCAGGGATCCTCTTATTATCATGTTCTCTGTTCCGCTGGCATTAATGGGAACACTTCTATCTCTGTGGTTTTTTGATCAAACCATCAATATTTTCAGTGAAATAGGTATCATTATGCTGATCGGACTTATCACTAAAAACGGGATTCTCATTGTTGAGTTTGCCAATCAGCGTCGTGATATGGGACATTCTATCCTTAAAGCCGTAAAAGATGCTTCTGTTTCACGACTCCGCCCTATATTAATGACGAGCCTTGCCACAATTTTCGGTATATTACCTATTGCACTGGCATTGGGAGCGGGTGCCGAAAGCCGTGTTTCAATGGGAATCGCCGTAGTCGGCGGGATGCTTTTCGGAACCATCCTTACTTTATTCGTCGTCCCTGTGATGTATACTTTTATTACCAGTAAAGAACGGGTGATCATCCGCGAGGAAGATTATTTATAA